The following coding sequences are from one Treponema parvum window:
- a CDS encoding 6-phosphofructokinase, with amino-acid sequence MKKIKVKKFGILTSGGDAPGLNAAIRGVCRAAITQYGMKIMGIHNGYRGLVEGDAEELHVNNFSGILTRGGTILGTSRDKPLKNPVKDPKTGLLPLEAIKANIKKWDLDALVVLGGNGTNTTASLLAKEGVNIIGLPKTIDNDIVHTDITFGFHTALEVATEAVDRIHTTAHSHNRVMLIEVMGHKAGWLALYSGVAGGADVILIPEIPYNIKSVAKEVKRRSDEGKQFSIIVVAEGALSKEEALLSKKELKSKREAMTYSIAYRVARELKSLTQLESRVTVLGYLQRGGTPSPYDRVLATQFGVAAADFLAKGKFGKLVAIQNGQIVGVPLEDIADKIKKIPNDDPLLITGRSLGINFGD; translated from the coding sequence ATGAAAAAAATAAAAGTGAAGAAGTTCGGTATTTTGACATCCGGCGGCGACGCACCGGGTCTTAACGCCGCCATCAGAGGAGTGTGCAGAGCGGCCATAACCCAATACGGCATGAAGATTATGGGTATACACAATGGATACAGAGGTCTTGTAGAGGGTGACGCCGAAGAACTTCACGTAAATAATTTTTCAGGGATTTTAACAAGGGGAGGAACTATCTTAGGGACATCGCGCGACAAGCCTTTGAAAAATCCCGTAAAAGATCCCAAAACGGGACTTTTGCCGCTTGAAGCTATAAAAGCAAATATAAAAAAGTGGGATCTTGACGCTCTTGTCGTGTTGGGCGGAAACGGAACAAACACGACGGCAAGTTTGCTTGCAAAAGAAGGCGTCAACATTATCGGCCTTCCCAAAACAATAGACAACGACATAGTTCATACGGATATAACTTTCGGTTTTCATACCGCGCTTGAGGTGGCAACCGAAGCTGTAGACCGCATACATACAACCGCGCACAGCCATAACCGCGTAATGCTCATAGAAGTTATGGGTCACAAAGCCGGCTGGCTTGCTCTTTACTCCGGAGTAGCAGGCGGTGCGGATGTTATCTTAATTCCTGAAATTCCGTACAATATAAAATCCGTCGCAAAAGAAGTTAAACGTCGAAGCGATGAAGGTAAACAGTTTTCCATCATCGTCGTAGCGGAAGGCGCTCTATCCAAAGAAGAGGCGCTGTTGTCTAAAAAAGAATTAAAAAGCAAAAGGGAAGCTATGACATATTCCATAGCTTACCGGGTTGCACGGGAACTGAAATCTTTGACCCAGTTGGAATCCCGCGTCACGGTCTTGGGCTATTTACAGCGCGGAGGAACGCCTTCTCCTTACGACAGAGTTCTTGCAACACAGTTCGGAGTTGCAGCGGCTGATTTTCTTGCAAAGGGAAAATTCGGCAAACTCGTAGCTATTCAAAACGGGCAGATCGTCGGCGTTCCCCTGGAAGATATAGCGGATAAAATAAAAAAGATCCCGAACGACGATCCTCTTCTTATTACGGGACGTTCGCTCGGGATAAACTTCGGAGATTAA
- a CDS encoding DNA translocase FtsK: protein MKKNEIINICSSILLVLLAAFFSVSLLFRFLNFGSGFSEKTILFFKLGHILVSVYGLTSIFIPVFLLFSAILSLSSGWNLKKGISLLLSFFPFFTAVIIERICRLIAQYEEGPVLTVKVLFTILMGICIIIIEYLFFGIIGQKYISSLQGRQKNFGKKFDSKDAGEKRPAKREPEREVGDFVGVNSSVGSGLADGNGGAVGSLSAGGLTPDGRSADDSNSAVNRIADTNLAFDSGFAYDSGSVANGGLIGNRIADTDADADTKISKEVTDESTKDSYEKDPASNEGCEPGAEFESGASSESVTNSEPDATSDLLETRDVSAVITPEEFDALIQPLPEETEDAGDKEKMLDPDFFDMDPNDETEDENDEVEIRAKTSNFEGITDVFAEMEEDARRNIEDDESDDLTSYDIDDPEDQENTVASDVGTEDLDIVKQENAEKTKKSLFAGRRAGKAYSIPVKNLLTEYDDEPYWVIDDETKAASIQLKETLSEFKIDAEIIGIRKGPVVTMFEILPAPGVKLSKVVALQDNIALRLAASSVRIVAPIPGKQAVGIEVPNKDRSIVSFREIVEQDIPPFKKMQVPVILGKDIEGDPQIIDLVTTPHLLIAGATGSGKSVCVNSMILSILYKRAPQDVKLILIDPKIVELKLYNDIPHLLTPVITESKKAFQALQYCLCEMERRYALLDGMGVRDIANYNRRIVDRHIATEKLPYIVVIIDEFADLMATTGKELESTVARLAAMSRAIGIHIVLATQRPSIDVITGLIKANIPTRIAFMVASKMDSRIIIDQVGAEKLLGRGDMLYASAVDPFPIRIQGTFVSDNEVENVVEYVKRYGPPEYIDDEIFVDTDEDSDGSPDLFGDGADPMYDQALDIVLQAGKASASYIQRRLKIGYNRAARLVEEMEARGIVGPQNGSKPREIIHMP, encoded by the coding sequence ATGAAAAAAAATGAGATAATAAATATTTGTTCTTCGATACTGCTGGTTTTGCTGGCAGCCTTTTTTTCCGTAAGCCTTTTGTTTCGATTTTTAAATTTCGGAAGCGGCTTTTCGGAAAAGACGATTTTATTTTTTAAACTCGGCCATATATTAGTCTCCGTTTACGGACTTACCAGCATTTTTATTCCGGTTTTTTTACTTTTCAGTGCTATTTTGTCTTTGTCGTCAGGATGGAATTTAAAAAAAGGAATATCGCTGTTGCTCAGTTTTTTTCCGTTTTTTACGGCCGTCATCATAGAGCGGATATGCCGTTTAATTGCACAATATGAAGAAGGCCCCGTGCTTACCGTAAAAGTTTTATTTACGATTTTAATGGGAATATGCATCATCATAATAGAATATTTGTTTTTCGGAATTATCGGGCAAAAATATATTTCTTCGTTGCAAGGAAGGCAAAAAAACTTCGGAAAAAAATTTGACAGTAAAGACGCCGGAGAAAAAAGGCCTGCTAAAAGAGAACCGGAACGGGAAGTCGGCGACTTTGTGGGCGTAAACAGTTCGGTCGGCAGCGGCTTGGCTGACGGCAACGGGGGCGCTGTCGGCAGTTTGTCCGCCGGCGGTTTAACTCCGGACGGGCGCTCCGCCGATGACAGTAATTCGGCTGTCAATAGGATCGCCGATACAAACTTGGCTTTTGACAGCGGCTTTGCTTATGACAGTGGTTCGGTCGCTAACGGCGGTTTAATCGGCAACAGGATCGCCGATACAGACGCAGATGCGGACACAAAAATCAGTAAAGAAGTCACAGACGAAAGTACGAAGGATTCCTATGAAAAAGACCCTGCGTCCAATGAAGGATGCGAGCCCGGTGCCGAATTTGAGTCCGGCGCAAGTTCCGAATCCGTCACAAATTCCGAGCCCGACGCAACATCCGATTTGCTTGAAACAAGGGACGTGTCGGCGGTCATCACTCCGGAAGAATTTGATGCGCTCATTCAGCCGTTGCCGGAGGAAACTGAAGACGCCGGAGATAAAGAGAAAATGTTGGATCCCGACTTTTTTGACATGGATCCCAACGACGAAACGGAAGATGAAAATGACGAAGTTGAAATAAGGGCGAAAACTTCGAATTTCGAGGGGATAACTGATGTCTTTGCGGAAATGGAAGAAGACGCCCGCCGCAATATTGAAGACGATGAAAGCGACGATTTGACTTCTTACGATATTGACGATCCCGAAGATCAGGAAAATACGGTCGCCTCCGATGTCGGCACTGAAGACCTTGATATAGTAAAACAGGAAAATGCGGAAAAAACGAAAAAATCATTATTCGCCGGACGCAGAGCGGGCAAAGCATACAGTATACCGGTAAAAAACTTGCTTACGGAATATGACGACGAGCCTTACTGGGTGATAGACGATGAAACAAAGGCCGCTTCCATTCAATTAAAAGAAACTTTAAGCGAGTTTAAGATCGATGCTGAAATAATCGGCATAAGAAAGGGGCCTGTCGTCACAATGTTTGAAATACTTCCCGCTCCCGGCGTAAAGTTAAGCAAGGTTGTCGCTCTGCAGGATAATATCGCTTTACGGCTTGCTGCGAGCAGCGTGCGCATTGTGGCTCCGATTCCGGGAAAGCAGGCCGTAGGTATTGAAGTTCCCAACAAGGACAGATCCATTGTCAGTTTTCGGGAAATAGTAGAACAGGATATTCCTCCTTTTAAAAAAATGCAGGTACCGGTTATTTTGGGAAAAGACATAGAAGGAGACCCTCAGATAATCGATTTGGTAACTACGCCGCATCTTTTGATAGCGGGAGCTACGGGATCGGGCAAATCCGTCTGCGTAAACAGTATGATTCTGTCCATATTATACAAGCGTGCTCCCCAGGATGTAAAACTCATCCTTATCGACCCCAAAATAGTGGAACTGAAACTTTATAACGACATACCGCACTTGTTAACGCCTGTGATAACGGAATCTAAAAAAGCTTTTCAGGCTTTGCAATATTGTCTTTGCGAAATGGAAAGACGTTACGCTTTGCTGGACGGAATGGGTGTTCGCGACATTGCAAACTATAACAGGCGTATTGTCGACAGACACATCGCTACGGAAAAACTTCCGTACATAGTCGTCATAATCGACGAATTTGCGGATCTCATGGCGACAACGGGAAAGGAACTGGAATCCACCGTAGCGCGGCTTGCCGCAATGAGCCGAGCCATAGGAATTCACATCGTTCTTGCGACGCAGCGGCCGTCCATAGACGTTATTACCGGTTTAATAAAGGCGAATATTCCTACAAGGATTGCTTTTATGGTTGCATCGAAAATGGACAGCCGAATCATCATAGACCAGGTAGGAGCTGAAAAACTTCTAGGACGCGGCGACATGCTCTATGCCAGCGCGGTAGACCCTTTCCCCATCCGCATACAGGGAACCTTTGTAAGCGACAATGAAGTTGAAAACGTAGTGGAATACGTAAAACGCTACGGTCCGCCGGAATACATAGACGATGAAATTTTTGTGGATACGGACGAAGATTCGGACGGATCGCCGGATTTATTCGGCGACGGGGCGGATCCCATGTATGATCAGGCCTTGGATATAGTCCTTCAAGCGGGAAAGGCCAGTGCTTCGTATATTCAGCGGCGTTTGAAGATAGGATATAACAGGGCTGCAAGATTGGTAGAAGAAATGGAAGCGCGGGGAATCGTAGGTCCTCAAAACGGCAGCAAACCCAGAGAGATAATACACATGCCGTAA